A section of the Chloroflexota bacterium genome encodes:
- a CDS encoding sigma-70 family RNA polymerase sigma factor, with protein MEGSAAGRNRRMINLAKIASPHRTDQSAAKNDCRDEASCRKRADAELAARILDRDGAALAELYDRLAGLLHAMARQRVGPEVADEIVQDTFVRVWRRISTYDPDRGRLDSWVLRIGRNLTFDELRRMRSRPRTIPGEWLQREAEIDQNAIDPEKAVIGAQMRDRVREACEQLPAEQAQVIELAYFHGLTQSEIAATAGIPLGTVKSRTRAGMLRLREMLSDVARY; from the coding sequence ATGGAAGGGTCGGCTGCAGGGCGGAATCGGCGCATGATCAACCTGGCGAAAATCGCCTCCCCGCACCGGACTGACCAGTCCGCGGCCAAGAATGATTGCCGTGACGAGGCCAGTTGCCGCAAGCGCGCCGACGCCGAACTGGCGGCGCGAATCCTGGACCGCGACGGCGCCGCCCTGGCCGAACTCTACGACCGCCTGGCCGGCCTCCTGCACGCAATGGCGCGTCAGCGGGTCGGCCCGGAGGTCGCCGACGAGATTGTCCAGGACACCTTCGTGCGGGTTTGGCGGCGGATCTCCACCTACGATCCCGATCGCGGCCGACTCGACTCCTGGGTGCTCCGCATCGGTCGCAACCTGACCTTTGACGAACTGCGCCGGATGCGCAGCCGGCCGCGCACCATTCCCGGCGAATGGCTGCAGCGTGAAGCCGAAATCGACCAGAACGCAATCGACCCCGAGAAGGCGGTCATAGGCGCCCAGATGCGCGATCGTGTGCGCGAGGCTTGCGAACAATTGCCCGCCGAGCAGGCCCAGGTGATCGAACTCGCCTACTTCCACGGACTGACCCAGTCGGAAATCGCCGCCACCGCCGGCATCCCGCTCGGCACCGTCAAATCGCGCACGCGCGCCGGGATGCTGCGCCTGCGCGAAATGCTCTCAGACGTGGCCCGCTACTAG